GACAGTGTGTTCTGCAGCAAATATCTCACAGAACTTAGGGTTTGTCACTATTGTATATATTATGTTGTTCTACCATTCAACTTGTTGGCACTTTACCTATTCCACAGTAAACAGGGTTATCATTAAGACAACATAACATAAACTTTCCTCTGCAGAATTTGGTAACAGtgttccatcatatatatatatttaagtaggctccatgcccagtgcagagcccaatgcagggctcaaactcacaaccatgagatcaagacctgagctgagagcaagaacccgatgctcaaacaactgaaccacccaggtgccccgttctATCCTATTTTTCAGGAGAAGCCTTCTTCTAATCTGCCAAATTgacaaaaattacttttcttcctGTATGAATGCCTCAAGGCTTAATGAAGATGGTGACAATGTGTGAAGGACCCCCTTCATTCAGGGCCCTCTTTGATATAGTAATGTGTGACATTTTGATGGGGTATTTCTACTTATGataatgtgtgtatttttctgaaaaaattcaATGATGTACAATCAGACCTGATCTCACTGAGGTTTTCTCATACTGTTCCTCTCAAGTGTGAATACTCTGATGGACACTGAGCACAGATTTCTGGACGAAGCCTTTTCCACAGACTACACACTTATAGGGTTTGTCTCCAGTGTGCGTTGTCTGGTGTTTATTCAAATTTGACCTATCTGTGAAAGCCTTTCCACACTCAGCACACACATAAGGCTTTTCCCCTGTGTGAATTCGCTGATGCACTTGGAGTTGTGATTTCTTAGTGAAAGATTTGCCACAGTCATTgcattcataaggtttctctccagtgtgaattctGTGATGTATAATCAATTCTGACTTCTGTCTAAAGGTCTTCCCACATTCAGAACAGATGTAGGGCTTTTCTCCAGTATGAGTTTTCTGGTGTTTACTGAGATTTGACCTGCCactaaaggctttcccacacacagcacacacatatggtttttctcctgtgtgaaTTGGTTGATGCACCAGGAGCTGAGACTTGGAGGTGAAGGATTTTCCACAATCATTgcattcataaggtttctctccagtatgaattctctgatgagtAATGAAGTTTGATTTCCGGATGAAAGCTCTTCCACACTCACTGCATacataaggtttctctcctgtatgaaTTTTCTGGTGCACAATGAGTATTGACTTCTGgttgaaggctttcccacattcatggCATTCATACTGTctttctccagtatgaattttcTGGTGTATGTTGAGGTGTGACTTTTGAGTAAAGGCTTTTCCACAGGTACcacattcataaggtttctctccagtatgaattctctgatgtgtAATCAAGTCTGACCTTTGTGTGAAGGCCTTTCCACATTTAGGACATATATAGGATTTCTCTCCTGTATGAGTTTTCTGATGTGTAATAAGATTTGACCTGTTGGTGAATGCCTTCCCACATTTAGTGCATGtataaggtttctctcctgtgtgaattcGTTTATGTACATGCAGTTGTGACTTGGAAGTAAAGGATTTCCCGCAGTGGCCacatttataaggtttctctcctgtgtgaattATTTGATGTGCAATCAAGTGAGCCTTCTGGATGAAGGCTAGTCCACATTTCATGCACACATAAGATTTTTCTCCTGTATGGATTCTCTGATGCACCGTAAGTGCTGACTTCTGAgtaaaggcttttccacattcactGCATTCATAAGGTTTTTCcccagtgtgaattctctggtgTATAATCAGTTCTGACCTGTATGTAAAGGCCTTACCACAATCAGTACATATGGAAGACTTCTCTCTAATTTGAACTTTCTTGTGTGTGACAAGATTGGAACTAttattgaacatctttccatattCAGTATAAAGAAAGGGTTTCATTTTTGTGTGAATTCGTTGATGTACCTGGAGTTGTGACTTAGAAATGAAGGACTTCCCACAGTTACTACAttcatatggtttttctccagtatgaattcttcGGTGTGCAATCAAGTGTGTCTTCTGGATGAAGGCCTGTCCACATTCAATACATATATAGGATCGCTCACCTGTATGAATCTTCTGATGCATCTTGAGCGTGGACTTTTGCGTAAATGCTTTGCCACAATCCATGCATTCGTGGTgtctctctccagtatgaattttttGATGTATACTGAGATCGGAGTTATAAGAGAACCCTTTTCCACACTCACTGCATTCATAAagtttttctccagtgtgaattctctggtgCCTTAAGAGAGAAGATACTTGGAAAAAAGCTTTTCCACATTCACTGCACTTATAGGGCTTCTCTCTAGTATGGGTTCTCTGATGTGTAATGAATTCTGGCTTCTTTACAAAAGCCTTGCCACAGTCAATGCACACATAGAGTTTTTCTCCTGTATGAACTTTCAGATGTACCCTGAGCTGTGACTTCTGGGTGAAGATCTTCCCAAATTCAGCACATTCATAAGATTTTTCCCCAGTATGAATTTTTTGATGTTGAGAGGGTGCTTGTTTATAGCTGAGGATTTTCCCACATTGATTATGGTCCCATAACTTCTCTCCTGTTGGAGAACACTCAGGGTGAGTATAGGAAGAGATTTTAATATGTTCAGTAATCTTATTTATGTTCTTTGATGCACTGTTTCTGTAATGACTGTGTAAATCTAAATTATACTTCAAAGCATTTCCAAATGAGTCACACTGGTGGGGTCTTTTTGGTGAAAGAATGTTTTGGCtcacatgaattatttttctaatgtcCTTATATTCTTCTATGTAATCCTTCTTTGTAGTCAAAATTTTCTTGATGAAAGCAACATCtcttaaagatttgttttctctttgctgatAGCTCTCTATCTGGTCACCAATCTGCCATAATTCTTCTAGaatgaaatataacaaaatttcaCTTGTAGCATCACCTTCCTTCTCAATGTAGAAAGcagctttttcaaaaattctCTGCTGTAACATTTGAAACCTAAACTCTTCTCAAAGGAGAATGATATTTTAGCTCAAAGACCAGTTAGCAGAGGCTAGAGGGGAAGGGTCAAATGGCTCATCCATGTTGAACACAGAGAAAAGGGTGactcatttgttgaagaggctagTGACAGTGATGAAAGGAAATATTCTAGGATATAATTCACTGGTCAGAGTAAATAAACATTATGAACATAACCCACCATGGACAAAAGTGGAAAAAGTAAGGCAAAGAACAAGATATATAGCACAGCAGcatttacataaattaataacACCCCAagtcactttaaattttaaaataggcatgCATTAAAAAATAGGTTTCTATCACATAAAATAACTGCCTATGGTGAGAAGTGAGATGGGTGTGGGgaaaaagatatggaaataaatcaaaaaacaaaatacaagagTTCCTTCTCTTATCTGAAGGGGACATGTTATAAGACCCTCATGGATACCTGCTGAATCCTCAGACAGTACtgaacctgattttttttttttccttattcagtCAAGGACTTTCAACTTTTCACTTAAAGGAAGCACTTTATGGCTTCTCTTTGGAATACTGGAATTGCCACCTTCATTACTCTTGTGCTCTAGGGCCactgttaagtaaaataaggGTTACTTTAACAGAAGCACTACAATATCATGAGAGTCAATCTGATAACCAAGATGGCTACTAACTGACTAATGGTCAGGTAACATTTATAGCATGGATATGCTGGACAAAGGGATGATTCAACTCCTAGCCTGGATGGAGTGGGATAGCAACAGACTTCATCATGCTACTCAGAAAGGCACACACTTTAAAACTTATGAACTGTTTATTTTTGGAGTTTTCCCTTTAGTATTTTTAGACTACGGGTGACTGAAACTGCACAAAGTGAAATTGTGGATAAGGGCCAACTACTACAATAGAAAATCTTTACCCAGACTGATGATGACAGTGTGCCCTGAATGAGGACCATGATTAAACTCAATcttgtaaaatacagaaataaaacaattacaaaaatcAGCCAATGAGCCAGAGAGACTTTAGTCAGTGTGAAGTCAACCAACACtggaaggaaataacagaaaagtACTCCTAAAGGTTAAGTGACAAAGTCATCAGTTAGATGAAAGGCATGGGGAATGAGGAAATAAGAAATCTTATGTCAGTGCCTATGGAGAAAAAAGGCTGGTTGGAGTTAATGTTCTGAAGCATCCAatagtggaaagaaaaatgacagaggaCTACCAGGAGTGGAAGTGTGTAATCTACTTTGAAAGAAAGCAGATCCATGAATGCCTGAATGCATAAAGAATCTTGGACAatggggaaggcagaaagaaaaagaatgtttgaGAAAAGGAGCATagccaaggaaaacaaaaccctgaatGAGGCAGATTGGCATGTAATCCAGATtccaaaatagccaaagaaaatgaTGATTAGACATGATGAAGGCATTTAGTCATCTGAGCGGCCAATGCCAAGGGTCTTCAGGCAAGGCAACAAAAAGTTAAAGCCTCCCAAAAGAGTCATCTTAATAGCATTTCAGAGATGCCAGTCTTTCTCAACACAGCTGAGATTTGCTCCCCTTTCTCCCATCTGTCTGGGTCACACTCGCTCACCTGGACAGCTCTGATGTGGATCACACTGCAATGCCCATGGCTCCTGTCCTTGCTCCAACATGAAAACTTCTGGCTGGGGAACTTCATATCCTGTTCGTAAGAAATGATAAAGGACTGGATCCAGCTAATTATGTTTCAAAGCACAATTAATAAAGTCTTGTTCAATGAAGTTTTTTTCTTCAGGAATGGAACCATATATTTCTAGGAACAGAGTAATATTCAGAATGCCCAAAGGGATAAAGAATCCTGGATAAATCAAGGACAGAACCATCACACTTCAGATGTCTCACAGCATTCAGCAACTGAGAATGGAAACACTGTGGAAGTGACTATGCTTACCCACAGAAAGCAGGTGACTGTAGGTCTCCAGCATCACATCCCGGTATAGGTTTCTCTGAGCAAGGTCTAGATGCTGCCATTCCTCTCTGCTGAAATCTACAGCCACATCCCTGAAGGACACCGATCCCTGTAAGGGCACATTCCTGTTCAATGTGAATAGTTAGCTTTGGGGGATGGAGAGACTATATTTAGGAATCTGGAATGTTGGTTTGGTTGTTAAtttacttcctccttttttccccctaattttaaaagattttattttagagagccagagtgggaggggcaaagggaaagagagagagaatctcaagcagactccacactgagtgcagagcccaacgtggggctcgatctcaacacctcattcatgacctgagctaacacCAAGCATCAGATGCCCAAATGACTGCACCATCCAAGCAGGTTCCTCTTTGTAAAAACTCACCTCCCATTTcccttttattatggaaaattttattttccattttattatggaaaattttgaacatacagaaaatttaaaagaatctaCGCAGTGAAAACCACTCGGGATCTATaattagcattttattctttttgttttatcacACATCTATCCGTCCTTTTATCCAGCCATCAATCCATCTTACTTCTATGCAGTTCAGAGTTAACTATAAATGCCAGTACACTTTGTGCTAAATACTTGAAAATGCAAATCATCAACCAGAGTATAATATTTGTCTACCTTTCTTAAGGTAAAATATACTCACAATGAAATGTACAAATTCACGATGTCCATCTGAAGTTTTGATAAATGTGTACATTACACCTGTGTAAcacaggaactttaaaaaatgatttttcatataGGGTACCTATTCAATATCtagtttttcacaatattttgtgGAAGAAAGAAATCCAATTAAGAATTTCTgccatttggggcgcctgggtggctcagtgggttaagccgctgccttcggctcgggtcatgatctcagagtcctgggatcgagtcccacatcgggctctctgctcagcagggagcctgcttcctcctctctgcctgcctctctgcctgcttgtgatctctctctgtcaaataaataaataaaatctttaaaaaaaaaaaaaaaaagaatttctgccATTTGTTCTATACTACAGtcagttaattatatttcaaagctGAAGAATGAGATAGGCTCTCTTTTAGTCTTTTAGCAAGTAGATGAATGACCTGGGATACAGCTTCTGAGCAATTTAGGACCAGACATTATGCTAGTCCTAGGAACAAAGAAACCAATTATTTGTTTCTAATCTTTTAGCAACTTAAAAtatcaaagatttaaaagaaggaaaaaagaagacatgtGTTCACTAAAGTGTCAAAAAGTAAATCTGTTAGGTAGAATACACTGAGGACTCAAAAAAGTTAAAGGTATATTTGACAGAGGACAGTAAGTTTTTATTAGTTAAATTTAAGTTGAAAGATGAGtatgggggcctgggtggctcagttggttaaatgtctggctttggtttgggtcatgatcctggggacctgtAAACAAGTACTATACTgtgctccctgcttagcagggagtctgcttctccctctgcaccccaccccccaacttgtgtgcactctctcactctctcgcaaaaataaacaaataaataaataaataaaatcgattttaaaaagtaaagaaaagggcgcctgggtggctcagtgggttaagccgctgccttcggctcaggtcatgatctcagggtcctgggatcgaagcccgcatcgggctctctgctcagcagggagtctgcttccctctctctctctctacctggctctctgtctacttgtgatctctgtcaaataaataaataaaatcttaaaaaaaaaaaaaagtaaagaaaaaagaaagatgataagTGTAATACAAAATGGAGGATAGGGAAGGTCATTTCCCAGAGAAGGCCAGTAAAGGTGAGGAGATAGGAAAATACATGATGAGTTTGAGGAATACTAAATAGCTCTATATAATGGAGAGAAGTCTTCATGCTATGTCAGGAAGGCACTAGGGTATGATCAGAGTATGATGAGAAAACAAGtaagattttttacttttagtaaaggtaattaattagatttttattaatttttttcatataagatCCCTATTGCAGAATAACCAAATAAATATGAGGAAAAGTTTCTTATAGAATGAGTCTAGCTAATAAATGAGGAAGTTAGAATATCATAATTTCATAATTCCTgtgaaataatgaatttattcAGTAATCATTAATGGGTGTttaagctctttgaagaataccggtggaattttgatcggaatggcattaaaagtatatattgctctaggcaatatagacattttaacaatgtctattcttccgtacacaaagataaactcaaaatggataaaagacctcaacgtgagacaagaatccatcagaatcctagaggagaacataggcagtaatctctttgatatcagccacagcaacttcaagatatgtctccaaaggcaaaggaaacaaaagcaaaaataaacttttgggacttcatcaaaatcaaaagcttctgcacagcaaaggaaatagtaaaaaaaacaaagaggcaacctatggaatgggagaagatatttgcaaatgacagtacagacaaaggttgatatccaggatctataatgaactcctcaaactcaacacacatgaaagaggcaaac
The DNA window shown above is from Mustela nigripes isolate SB6536 chromosome 17, MUSNIG.SB6536, whole genome shotgun sequence and carries:
- the LOC132005366 gene encoding zinc finger protein 27 isoform X6, with product MTMSANRTSPQKSLVLIPEERDNSYEGSVSFRDVAVDFSREEWQHLDLAQRNLYRDVMLETYSHLLSVGYEVPQPEVFMLEQGQEPWALQCDPHQSCPEELWQIGDQIESYQQRENKSLRDVAFIKKILTTKKDYIEEYKDIRKIIHVSQNILSPKRPHQCDSFGNALKYNLDLHSHYRNSASKNINKITEHIKISSYTHPECSPTGEKLWDHNQCGKILSYKQAPSQHQKIHTGEKSYECAEFGKIFTQKSQLRVHLKVHTGEKLYVCIDCGKAFVKKPEFITHQRTHTREKPYKCSECGKAFFQVSSLLRHQRIHTGEKLYECSECGKGFSYNSDLSIHQKIHTGERHHECMDCGKAFTQKSTLKMHQKIHTGERSYICIECGQAFIQKTHLIAHRRIHTGEKPYECSNCGKSFISKSQLQVHQRIHTKMKPFLYTEYGKMFNNSSNLVTHKKVQIREKSSICTDCGKAFTYRSELIIHQRIHTGEKPYECSECGKAFTQKSALTVHQRIHTGEKSYVCMKCGLAFIQKAHLIAHQIIHTGEKPYKCGHCGKSFTSKSQLHVHKRIHTGEKPYTCTKCGKAFTNRSNLITHQKTHTGEKSYICPKCGKAFTQRSDLITHQRIHTGEKPYECGTCGKAFTQKSHLNIHQKIHTGERQYECHECGKAFNQKSILIVHQKIHTGEKPYVCSECGRAFIRKSNFITHQRIHTGEKPYECNDCGKSFTSKSQLLVHQPIHTGEKPYVCAVCGKAFSGRSNLSKHQKTHTGEKPYICSECGKTFRQKSELIIHHRIHTGEKPYECNDCGKSFTKKSQLQVHQRIHTGEKPYVCAECGKAFTDRSNLNKHQTTHTGDKPYKCVDCGRNFRSGYQLTLHQRFHTGKKPYECTKCRKNFKSGYQLTVHQRFHTGEKTYECKDCGKAFIYASHIVQHERIHTGGRPYECQECGKAFSQGGYLRIHQRIHTGEKPYKCQECGKAFSRRSNLIEHGQIHTDGKLYVCEKCGKAFKRGHQLTVHQSVHTGKKPYDCKECGKGYTTASYLILHQRIHKVGKPYECKECKKTFTLYRNLTQHQHIHTGEKLFECKQCGKAYTTGSKLFQHQKTHTGEKRFECKECGKAFSLYGYLHQHQKIHTGMKHFECKQCKKTFTLYRNLIRHQSIHNGKKLFECKECGKAYTTASNLVQHQKTHTGEKPYECKECGKTFSLHGYLNQHQKIHTGVKPYECMICRKTFTFYRNLTLHQSIHTDKKPFKCKECGKTFRRSSHLTAHQSVHADKKPFECKKCGKSFKTYGYLTQHQKIHTGGKPHSCKECGKAFSRASNLVQHERIHTGEKPYVCKKCGKAFRYGSALKAHQGIHTDLKL